One window of Fusarium keratoplasticum isolate Fu6.1 chromosome 2, whole genome shotgun sequence genomic DNA carries:
- a CDS encoding Proteasome subunit alpha type gives MSRRYDSRTTIFSPEGRLYQVEYALEAISHAGTAIGILAKDGIVLAAERKVTSKLLEQDTSAEKLYILNDNMICAVAGMTADANILINYARQAAQRYLLTYNEDIPCEQLVRRLCDLKQGYTQHGGLRPFGVSFIYAGWDPRRQFQLYLSNPSGNYGGWKATSAGANNASAQSLLKQDYKEDCTLKEACGMAVKVLSKTMDSTKLSSEKIEFATVGQTEDGKIYHRLWSADEITALLKEHDLAKSEETEEK, from the exons ATGTCTCGTCGCTACGATTCCCGA ACAACCATCTTCTCACCAGAGGGTCGCCTGTACCAGGTCGAATATGCGCTAGAGGCCATCTCACATGCCGGTACCGCCATTGGTAtcctggccaaggatggTATCGTCCTGGCCGCCGAGCGAAAGGTCACCTCGAAGCTGTTGGAGCAGGACACTtcggccgagaagctctACATCCTGAACGA CAACATGATCTGCGCTGTTGCTGGAATGACCGCCGatgccaacatcctcatcaactACGCTCGACAAGCCGCCCAGCGATACCTCCTCACTTACAACGAAGATATCCCCTGTGAGCAACTCGTCCGCCGACTCTGCGATCTCAAGCAGGGCTACACTCAGCATGGTGGTCTGCGACCCTTCGGTGTGTCCTTCATCTATGCGGGGTGGGACCCTCGAAGACAGTTCCAGCTTTACCTGAGCAACCCCTCGGGCAACTACGGTGGCTGGAAGGCTACAAGCGCGGGTGCCAACAATGCTAGCGCACAGAGCTTGTTGAAGCAGGATTACAAGGAGGATTGCACCCTGAAGGAGGCTTGCGGTATGGCCGTCAAGGTCCTGAGCAAGACCATGGACTCTACTAAGCTCAGCAGCGAGAAGA TCGAGTTTGCAACAGTAGGACAGACcgaggacggcaagatcTACCACCGGCTGTGGAGCGCCGACGAGATCACGGCGCTGTTGAAGGAGCACGATCTGGCAAAGAGCGAGGAAACCGAGGAAAAGTAG
- a CDS encoding F-box domain-containing protein gives MKPVATSSDQLTSQTRRLSLLSPPSDDPGSLVPVEDGKPFSPAIPVVADAQPAAMSTIPSLLQEAACPASSHSNAGLVTQAEGSEGCSGNVRAVLDPPCLESMPNEVLFQIMGFLDVSDLLSASRTNHHLRDISRAPVLHHYRLRQVRTDLPALLWSPSRPSLADLIARSIFMTQTSIVSRRLARSLVSIRLSRRLAARPSAAALVERSVLPKECVPGMVPVHVAPAIVARKKAIEKERVKDGLRQWIASKWRREVRVRQEGVRRWEESRGIGRVWRLRRFWERISRGEGRNIAQ, from the exons ATGAAGCCTGTCGCCACATCGTCCGACCAACTCACCTCGCAGACACGTCGTCTGTCGCTCTTGTCACCTCCTTCTGATGATCCTGGCTCCTTAGTCCCGGTCGAGGATGGGAAACCCTTCAGCCCTGCGATTCCTGTGGTCGCTGATGCCCAACCCGCAGCCATGTCGACGATTCCCAGCCTCCTGCAAGAGGCAGCCTGCCCAGCCTCCTCGCATAGCAATGCTGGCCTTGTCACTCAGGCTGAGGGAAGTGAGGGTTGCAGTGGTAATGTTCGGGCAGTCCTCGACCCCCCGTGCCTGGAGAGCATGCCAAATGAGGTACTTTTCCAAATCATGGGGTTTCTGGACGTGAGTGATCTTCTATCAGCGTCTAGG ACAAACCATCACCTGCGTGACATATCTCGGGCGCCTGTGCTGCATCATTACCGGCTTCGTCAAGTCCGTACAGATCTTCCGGCTCTTCTCTGGTCACCCTCTCGCCCGTCCCTGGCTGACCTAATTGCTCGCTCCATCTTCATGACACAGACCTCCATTGTCTCGCGACGACTTGCCCGCTCCTTGGTCTCAATTCGCCTGTCGCGACGCCTAGCAGCCAGgccttctgctgctgccttgGTTGAGCGCTCTGTGTTGCCAAAGGAATGCGTTCCTGGCATGGTACCTGTGCACGTTGCGCCAGCGATCGTAGCTAGGAAGAAGGCAattgagaaggagagggtCAAAGATGGGCTGCGGCAGTGGATCGCTTCCAAGTGGAGGCGCGAAGTCAGGGTCCGTCAAGAGGGTGTCCGGAGATGGGAGGAGAGTCGGGGGATCGGGCGCGTGTGGCGATTGCGCAGGTTCTGGGAGAGAATCAGTCGCGGTGAGGGTCGAAATATTGCCCAGTAA
- a CDS encoding Nudix hydrolase domain-containing protein encodes MTSRAIVSRTSRLCISSPRTRTISTSMAPLKHRAVASSFIFKFPEDDMTKKPQVALFRRSGQVSTYQHKYAGVSGSVEETDENPLATAWREIQEETTLTSDSLRLFRQGKPFSFADESIGRKWTINPFGFVLKSEKEGGRGEAGIQIDWEHEGYEWFDPAVINESEGFQGVPRILESLRRVWFNIDLGEAAGKTLAEGLTALQTDHESGARQLASKALDIFIKVIRQLDTGARDQWWKNVRFAGWHLWKNGRESMGASILNVVLASLKLIEQQLPSQGTVSTDLVDGMIAELEKYTQERQDAGSKVSASLEAFLEQTISGDEPLRILTLSSSSTITSGITRVLSKTSRPVEVRVLESRPLFEGVKMASAISSFVEENKVNARLVIYTDASVGVAAKDVDVVLIGADLIDKTANVSNKTGSLPAVLTAKHVSPKSKIVVLSEKEKVLPFNPPGQEENDPCEVTQAWDGLTPSTTKGPNTHIDVKNIYFEWIPSSLIDHYVTEDGIATSEGISGWAGEVHKRADQFFTDL; translated from the exons ATGACCTCACGAGCAATTGTTTCCAGAACTTCAAGATTGTGtatctcatcaccaagaacccGCACCATTTCAACCAGCATGGCACCTCTCAAGCATCGAGCAGTTGCgtccagcttcatcttcaagtTTCCTGAAGATGATATGACGAAGAAGCCCCAGGTGGCCCTGTTTCGGCGTAGCGGCCAAGTCAGCACATATCA GCACAAGTATGCCGGCGTTTCTGGCAGTGTAGAGGAGACAGATGAGAATCCTCTCGCAACGGCATGGCGGGAGATTCAAGAAGAGACAACACTCACTAGCGACTCGCTGCGCTTATTCCGTCAAGGCAAGCCATTCTCGTTCGCCGATGAGTCTATCGGTAGAAAGTGGACGATCAATCCATTCGGCTTCGTTCTCAAgtccgagaaggagggcggccGTGGTGAAGCCGGTATCCAGATTGACTGGGAGCACGAAGGTTACGAATGGTTCGACCCAGCTGTAATCAACGAGTCGGAAGGCTTCCAAGGTGTTCCACGTATCCTtgagagcttgaggagggTCTGGTTCAACATTGATCTAGGCGAAGCGGCTGGAAAGACTCTAGCCGAGGGTTTAACTGCTTTGCAAACAGATCATGAGAGTGGAGCACGCCAATTAGCTTCGAAAGCgctcgacatcttcatcaaggtGATTCGGCAACTTGACACTGGTGCCCGAGACCAATGGTGGAAGAATGTTAGGTTCGCCGGTTGGCATCTTTGGAAGAATGGGCGGGAGAGCATGGGGGCATCGATACTCAACGTCGTCCTCGCCAGCCTAAAACTGATCGAGCAACAGCTGCCTTCTCAAGGTACAGTCTCGACCGACTTGGTTGATGGCATGATCGCAGAACTCGAGAAATATACCCAAGAACGACAAGATGCCGGCTCCAAAGTCAGCGCATCGCTCGAAGCCTTCTTGGAACAAACGATTTCAGGCGACGAGCCACTCAGAATCCTCACCCTTTCCTCCAGTTCTACCATTACATCAGGCATTACGCGGGTGCTATCAAAGACGTCGCGGCCTGTGGAGGTGCGTGTCCTCGAATCTCGGCCGCTCTTTGAAGGTGTCAAGATGGCGAGTGCAATTAGCTCGTTTGTCGAGGAAAACAAGGTCAATGCCCGCTTGGTAATATACACCGACGCAAGCGTCGGCGTTGCTGCCAAAGACGTCGACGTCGTGTTAATTGGGGCGGACCTGATCGACAAGACGGCCAATGTTAGCAACAAGACGGGTTCGCTGCCTGCCGTCTTGACGGCTAAGCATGTCTCTCCAAAGTCCAAGATCGTCGTATTATccgagaaggaaaaggtaCTCCCGTTCAACCCGCCTGGCCAAGAGGAGAATGATCCATGTGAGGTTACGCAAGCATGGGATGGGCTCACGCCGTCCACAACCAAAGGCCCAAACACCCACATTGACGTGAAAAACATCTATTTCGAATGGATACCCTCGAGCCTCATCGATCACTACGTCACGGAAGACGGGATTGCCACCTCTGAGGGGATTTCTGGATGGGCGGGGGAGGTTCACAAGCGAGCGGACCAGTTCTTCACCGATCTTTGA
- a CDS encoding WW domain-containing protein, whose translation MLKSTHKPSAAALAPLPPGWTEHTAPTGHTYYYNSETKESTYKRPGTELSPPQPAQPPASAYPAYGSMASLADPNVANAYMAQLNQTQHGGPQSHQRGGHGGGRGGFEGRPRPQPVDKPRRKEAIPGCEPWILVYTKYSRRFVYNPVKNASYWRIPEKLMPAILELDKERLRKKAERLSVEEPEAKRDEKKDEPTAASTTEVPGQENEDDSEYEEVEVTDDEGEGEGEGEGDDGDEDRPSKRQRTEEDAAEDEDEDMPMEFTEADFAAQLQAMGEDYGLEPGDYDDGNAEEWPEGAEGVPFTQDDARALFKDLLNDFNINPYSPWEKLLEEGKIIDDLRYTALSTTKARRECWDEWTRERIAELKEQRARQEKRDPRIALLAFLQEKATPKLYWPEFKRKYKKEEVMKTLKITDKDREKSYREHIGRLKMPQSKLKSDLTALLKAQPIHLLNNKSLSTGLPDAILTDIRYISLEPQVRDPLIEAYVSNLPPPPEDPDAAKDDEEKKKQQEAREKRQKALEDRNRAVEEQRRKRDREVAVSKARLREEERELEMAMNVGKQGLQSQLASMKETEKESS comes from the coding sequence ATGCTCAAATCAACACATAAACCATCAGCAGCGGCCCTGGCACCGCTACCTCCAGGATGGACCGAACACACGGCGCCGACCGGCCATACATACTACTACAATTCCGAGACGAAAGAGTCGACATACAAGCGCCCAGGGACCGAGCTCTCACCACCACAGCCGGCGCAACCACCAGCATCCGCCTACCCTGCCTATGGCTCTATGGCTTCCCTCGCCGATCCCAACGTCGCCAATGCTTATATGGCGCAACTCAACCAAACGCAACATGGAGGGCCGCAGAGTCATCAGCGAGGTGGTCATGGAGGTGGCCGTGGAGGTTTCGAGGGTCGACCACGTCCACAGCCAGTCGACAAGCCCAGAAGGAAAGAAGCGATTCCAGGCTGTGAACCGTGGATTTTAGTATACACCAAGTACTCGAGGCGATTCGTGTACAACCCGGTCAAGAATGCTAGTTACTGGCGCATTCCAGAGAAGCTGATGCCGGCAATCTTGGAGCTTGACAAGGAACGGCTTCGCAAGAAAGCAGAGAGACTATCTGtggaagagccagaggccAAAAGGGATGAAAAGAAGGACGAGCCCACGGCGGCATCTACGACAGAAGTGCCAGGCCAAGAGAACGAGGATGACAGCGAATacgaggaggtcgaggtgaCAGATGACGAAGGCgaaggcgagggcgagggcgagggcgatgacGGCGATGAAGATCGCCCATCGAAACGACAGCGAACCGAAGAAGACGcagccgaggacgaggacgaggatatGCCGATGGAGTTCACAGAAGCAGACTTTGCCGCGCAACTTCAAGCTATGGGAGAGGACTATGGCCTGGAACCTGGCGACTATGATGACGGCAACGCCGAGGAATGGCCTGAAGGCGCTGAAGGCGTGCCATTTACACAAGATGACGCCAGAGCACTGTTTAAGGATCTGCTCAACgacttcaacatcaaccccTACAGTCCATGGGAGAAACTActggaagaaggaaagatCATTGATGATTTGCGATACACCGCCTTGAGCACTACCAAGGCACGCCGGGAATGCTGGGATGAGTGGACACGAGAAAGGATTGCCGAGCTAAAGGAGCAAAGGGCCCGacaggagaagagggatcCTCGTATTGCTCTGCTCGCATTCCTCCAGGAGAAGGCAACGCCGAAGCTTTATTGGCCCGAGTTCAAGAGGAAatacaagaaggaggaagtcATGAAGACTCTCAAAATCACCGACAAGGATCGCGAAAAGTCATACCGAGAGCACATCGGCCGACTCAAGATGCCACAGTCAAAGCTCAAGTCCGACCTCACTGCCCTGCTCAAGGCACAGCCCATCCACCTCCTTAACAACAAGTCGTTATCGACCGGCTTACCTGACGCCATCCTTACTGATATTCGGTATATATCCCTTGAGCCCCAGGTTCGCGATCCTTTGATCGAGGCTTACGTGAGCAACCTGCCTCCGCCACCCGAGGACCCAGACGCAgccaaggacgacgaggagaagaagaagcagcaggagGCGCGCGAGAAGCGTCAAAAGGCCCTGGAGGATAGGAATCGGGCCGTTGAGgagcagaggaggaagcgggACCGCGAGGTTGCAGTCAGCAAGGCCCGGctgagagaggaagagagggaactggagatggcgatgaaTGTGGGGAAGCAAGGATTACAGAGTCAATTGGCCAGCATGAAGGAAACCGAGAAGGAATCTTCATGA
- a CDS encoding Mediator of RNA polymerase II transcription subunit 7 codes for MAEQQEPHSLSSTFPNPPPFWKDFTPEKLSRVEALRTAHLGQHEGEPLTVRVPDVPEDLINLQPPAEPADGRWRVFGDQYMLDDKLPTLEEQGIINLPSTTPSDSKDVKHFDRAFELKRLAKSLLLNFLELTGTLAQNPEQAEAKVQDLRTLFINFHHILNEYRPHQARESVIALMQEHLDRTRTETMAIRTQVDKARRVLDGLGSLSVPNVPKPLGQAEAEEDYAALAAQREADVWAATDAMFT; via the exons ATGGCCGAACAGCAGGAGCCGCATTCGCTCTCGTCGACGTTTCCCAATCCTCCGCCGTTCTGGAAGGACTTTACGCCTGAAAAGTTGTCTCGGGTTGAAGCGTTAAGGACAGCGCACCTCGGTCAGCATGAAGGAGAGCCGTTGACGGTGCGCGTACCCGATGTGCCTGAggatctcatcaacctccagcCGCCAGCCGAGCCAGCAGATGGGCGCTGGCGGGTATTTGGCGACCAGTACATG CTGGATGACAAGCTCCCCACACTCGAGGAACAAGGAATCATCAACCTTCCCTCAACCACTCCCTCAGAttccaaggatgtcaagcactttgaccgcGCTTTTGAGCTGAAGCGCCTGGCCAAGTCACTACTACTTAACTTCTTGGAGCTCACCGGCACGCTAGCACAGAACCCAGAGCAAGCTGAAGCCAAAGTTCAAGATCTCCGGACCCTGTTCATCAACTTTCACCACATCCTCAACGAGTACCGACCGCATCAAGCGCGTGAATCTGTCATCGCGCTCATGCAGGAGCACCTGGACCGCACGCGCACCGAGACAATGGCCATAAGGACGCAGGTGGATAAGGCCCGCCGCGTGCTCGATGGCCTGGGGAGCTTGAGTGTGCCCAACGTACCTAAGCCGCTTGGGCAGGCGGAAGCAGAGGAGGATTATGCTGCGCTGGCGGCACAGAGGGAGGCCGATGTGTGGGCTGCCACGGACGCGATGTTTACCTAG